A part of Neoarius graeffei isolate fNeoGra1 chromosome 22, fNeoGra1.pri, whole genome shotgun sequence genomic DNA contains:
- the mtx1b gene encoding metaxin-1b, with amino-acid sequence MAAPMELYCWKGDYGLPSVDVDCLTVLAYARFAGAPLKVHKITNPWRSPTGQLPALKTREEGSLSQPSKIIIQLRKQKYNADYDLSAKEGADTLAFVSLLEEKLLPALIYTQWVDAKNYVDVTRRWYAENTPFPLNFLLPNRMHSRQIERLRLIRGDAILEPEEQLEKELYQDAFECMTLLSQRLGSHKFFFGDSPSSLDAYVFGHLAPLLKIKLPNAKLQQHLNSLENLQQFCTNILLLYFPSDCREPQSRKATVHSDGGDFDNEPHKRRNQILSVLFAVAAMLGYAVLSGIVTIQRSGSQLEAPRHDHAVKDDDDDDEEEE; translated from the exons GCCTATGCCAGGTTTGCAGGTGCTCCACTCAAAGTTCACAAAATTACCAACCCATGGAGAAGCCCGACAG GTCAGCTGCCTGCACTGAAGACGAGAGAAGAAGGCAGTTTATCACAGCCGAGTAAGATCATCATCCAGCTTAGGAAGCAG AAATATAACGCTGATTACGATCTCTCGGCTAAAGAGGGCGCGGACACGCTCGCCTTCGTCTCCTTACTGGAGGAGAAGCTGCTGCCTGCTCTG atTTACACACAGTGGGTCGACGCTAAAAATTACGTCGACGTGACGCGGCGCTGGTACGCTGAAAACACCCCATTCCCACTCAACTTCCTGCTGCCCAACCGCATGCATTCAAGGCAGATAGAGAGGCTGAGGCTGATCAGAGGAGACGCCATACTGGAACCTGAGGAGCAGCTGGAGAAAGAG CTTTACCAGGATGCGTTTGAGTGCATGACTCTCCTCTCACAGAGACTCGGCTCACACAAGTTCTTCTTCGGAGACTC CCCCTCCTCACTGGATGCGTATGTGTTTGGTCACCTCGCGCCTCTACTCAAGATTAAACTCCCCAACGCAAAACTCCAGCAGCACCTGAACTCCTTAGAGAACCTGCAGCAGTTCTGCACCAACATCCTGCTGCTTTATTTCCCCTCAGACTGCCGAG AACCTCAGAGCAGAAAAGCCACCGTTCACTCCGACGGCGGCGACTTTGATAACGAGCCGCACAAACGCCGTAATCAGATCCTGTCTGTGTTGTTTGCCGTGGCGGCCATGTTGGGTTACGCCGTCCTCAGTGGCATCGTCACCATCCAGCGCTCAGGATCACAGCTCGAAGCACCTCGCCATGACCATGCAgtcaaggatgatgatgatgatgatgaagaagaagagtgA